The Vanacampus margaritifer isolate UIUO_Vmar chromosome 16, RoL_Vmar_1.0, whole genome shotgun sequence genome includes the window TGGACATCTCGCTAAGGATGCGGTCATGCTACCTCAAATGGAAGCGTTTCAGAAATTGCTCAATTTGTTTGTAATGTGATGAACTGAACATGGATTTTGATTAATTAGCACACCACTCTCTTCTCTCCATGTGTTAAGGTTCCAGATGGCCCATGGAAGAACGTGGATGAGGGCTTAGTTGTAGAGCAGGCAGAAGGCCTGTCTGTTGTCGGTTGGCTGATTAGTCCATCAAGGAGTGGCACCGCTCTCACCCGGGCACAGAACGGACCAAGACAAGGTTCTGCTCGCTCATCCCTGCCCCCTTTCCACCCTCACCCCCAACCCAGGCGGCACATACGCTCTGGACCATGTCTAGCAGGCTGTCCCAGGGGGGCCGGACTGAGGACCTGGAGCGGAGTAGCTGCAAACAGGACTCTCCTGTTCTAGAGCGCAGGAACCGCAGTGGCATCATCAGCGCACCCTTAAACAGGAGCCTTAAGAACTCCCGCACCCTTTCGCAGTACACGGCGGTCTCCTCTGCCACCACCAATGGACACAAAGACAACCGTGAGACAAAGAGCCACACGGCCAAGCCTCAGCCACCTCCGCCACCCCAGCCCTCTGCTTCTGCACTGGCAGCGGCAAAGTTGGACCGGACCCTGGAACAGGTTCTGGAGGGACAGAACGGCTTGCTGCACTTTGCCCAGGCAGCCGCATTATTAAAGCGGGCCGGTATGGAGCACATGCTTCTGCCTGGGGGCATGGGAGTGGGAGTTGGCGGAGGAGACGCGGGCTCGGGGGCTAGCGATTTGGAGGGTACGTCTGTCGCGGACGCCGTAGGTGGTCCTGTTGACTTCCCATATGGAGTAGGGGGCGGCTTCCCCTTCAATCCGGGCCTTTTCATCATGACGCCGGCTGGAGTGTTTCTTGCGGACAGCGCGCTGCACATGGCCGGCCTGGCCGAGTACCCGGCGCAGAACGAGCTGGCCTCCGCCATCAACTCCGGTAAAAAGAAGCGAAAACGTTGTGGCATGTGCCCACCTTGCCGGCGGCGGATTAACTGTGAGCAGTGTAGCAGTTGCCGGAATCGCAAGACGGGGCATCAGATCTGCAAGTTTCGAAAATGTGAGGAACTGAAGAAGAAGCCCTCTGCTGCTTTGGAGGTAAGAAAATGCGGTCACTAAATATTGTAAGTAACTGCTTAGATTTgagattttgtttaaaaaaaaaaaaaaatctttcaatgCATGCTAtcgacagttaaaaaaaaaaaaatctattatgcCACACTTGAAAAGTAGGGTAACAAAgaattagggatagaccaataATATCAGCTGGGCCGATTATCAACGCCCATATTTGGCATATGAAAGCATCTCAGCAttggccgataatagatcaattTGTCATATTGGAGCTGCATCTGAATCAAAATGCTTGGAATTTTATGcactctttgtttttttggggactGAAAACAATTGTGATATAAGCGACATTTAAGTTGTATAGAAATTTGGTAGCATTCATTtcatatgtttaaatgtatttaaagatgcactttgtaacaatttgccaaaaaatatctttacaacaggctttttatttgaccatttatgactgaaacattttttaattaataaattaacaccttagctgttctggattcaggttcgaatttcccgccgtTTTGTCTGCGGATGagacgtcatgtgcgcattgtgtacgtgaagggaaaatacattttttggccacaggtgggcagtagcgatttgaaattcaCTGACCTGTattatagagagagtttggtcAACTCGGTTTCAAGCAGGGTAACTAGTTGGTGTCcatttgtcatgtgaccagcagttgaccaatcacagcgtgctggtcacatgacacatggacgccatcttgttaccctgctgaaaacCGAGTTGggcaaactctctctatatacggcttTGGGAATGaaaaattttgatgccaatattatCGAATTTACTGCAATTGAATATCAGTTACAAATGTCGATTATCGCCCTCCTTTGGTACTAAAAATCTGCATCTGTAtcagctttgaaaaaaaaaacaaacacatctaTTTTTCCCTGCAAAGAATATTTGTGATTCCTAAATTTGGCAACCTAGTTTAGAAAAGTTTCACTTACAAAACACAGCATTGCCAAAATAAGCAAAACGagtgaaaacgcatttacagtattattggtaaaaaatacaacaaaaatgcgCACTGACTGCTTGTCCTCTTTTGAATACCTAATAAAAACTTTTGTCATGTGACTCAGGTGGATGTTGGAGAAGAGTTATAAGTAGAAATTGTTATAGTACTGCGTGAACGtactaatatgtttgaacatacttTGGCAATTGGATTCGAGGTTTAGGTGAGTGGCATATTTGGGTGGAGTCGACTTGGTTCGTTCACAGACGGAAAAACTGCCACCctcatttgagcattttcagtTTAGTCACGTCCCTCTTACACAtgcatgttaatatttttggCTAAAATGTGCGGGAAAAAATGGAGTTGGCAAAGTGATGGGaattgtgtacagtatgtgtttgtgtgtaggtGTACATGTGTGCGTAAGTACGTGCGTGCGCATGTAATATGGTCCATCTGGCCTTGGAGCTGTCATCTGGAGCACCAGGTGTCAGCGTGGCACACGTGCCCACCCCTCCCCCTCTTTTGCTGCCCCTGTCCTTCTCTCCGGTGACACTCCCGCTCATCTAAATGgcctcgggaaaaaaaaaaaacgtactgcCCTTTACCTCCGTTGCTCTCTGTGGGTTAACCAAGCATGGCTGCGCTGACAGAATGACCGAtcatgaaattaattttggcAGATGTTCCAATCTAAAAGAGAAAATGAACGCTCTTATCAGTTGATGAGAGAATCACTTACTTTGTTATAACATAAAGGCTGCTTTGTTCCCGTTTGGCGTAAATATCGCTTGGTAATGGGGTCTTTAATGAGTCTAAATATGCATTTTGTGGACAAatgtattgggacacctggccTTGACGCCAATAGGACATGAACATGGAGGAGTTGGTCTCCCATGTGGCTATAACTTCTTAGTAGTTCAtcctaaaaatgttttatgggGTTGAGCTCAGGGCTCTCAAGTTCTTCTCCAACAAGCTCATCCAACTATGCATTTATGGACTTTGCTTTGAGCACTGCGGCACAGAAAGTGGCCTCCTACAAACGCGAGAGAATGGAGTCGTTTTAGGACGAGAATTAACATTCAGGCTGGATAATTGCTACTTTAGTTCAACCCTCGATTGATTGATCAATTAACAAATGTGTCCCGAGCATTTTGCTTAAATAGTATATAATGAGTCTTGTCTTTATGGCGAGTGGCCTTAAAAACGGTTGCTGGCGAGTGATTTGCCATTGAAACGCACACCACCTCAGCTACTGATTATTTCCATATCTTGTATGACTATTTTACAATAACTAGGGGAGATTTAGTCTTAATTGATGATTTGCAATTGACGGGGGTCATGCTAATTAACCTGATGCTCACACCACTGATGCCAGAGCAACAAAGGGTCTTGAATATTCATGAATGCTGATGCTGTCATGGGTCATCACGTAGCTGGCGACGTCACAGTCCAACGGCGCTTCAATTATATGAAATAGAGTTTAATGATATCATAAACCTGCAGAGTTTAATAGTTGCCTAACTGGCAGTCGTAGTATGGGTGCTTATTCATTAATTACAGAAATgtatattcatttaaatgtcatttgtcGTCATAATCAAGTATACCTGTGAAGCATATGTTCCTCtttatgttgtgttttaatttaattagatACATTGAGCATAACAATACTTTAATGAATGTTATTAAAGGATTAGGTTGTGTTATAATCCTCTACTAATGACAGAGgggacaaaaacacatttctctTACATCAGCCCCGATGTTGTAAAACAATGTAACTGTCGTAAAGTAATTGAGCACTGATTTACACTAAACAGACACGGGTGTCACCCAAGATGAAAAATGAGGGTCGAGAGAGGAACACGGTTGGCGCAAGTTAAAGTGAATCCATTACATCACGTCTGCACACACAGAAGGCGTCTGATAATCTACACAGGCTGCAAAGTTCCATCCTTGATGGggtatagtatttttttttttttgagaggcgTTGAAAAACAATTCCTTTGGTTGAATTGCAAACAGTTTTCTGATACAATCCAAGATATCATATATAGCTACTCACTGTAACTTTTACATTTATGTCAAATCATTTTTATGATGGAAATGCTTCACAattgtgtacagacgctccccaccttacgaacgagttacgttccggacgatcgttcgtaaggtgaatttgttcgtaagttacttcagtgctatattttgtattataatttatgtttaaagcctatatgagtatattgaaggtttatataagtatgtttaaggcttgtacaagtaacctgcattggattgtactgaaaaaaacttaataaaatggagagaatacgtacagtactgtactgtactacgtatgttagagagagagagcgagagacacacacagtatgtacatgtacgtaataagataaataaaatgaagtttaacttacttttggaagatgtactcgatgcttaaggagatgatggaggaggaggaagaagaggattttatatcatgagagattcttcatcgtcgctggaatcggcttcaaaagttatttcctgcttcatggggaccggcgttttcttcctcctcctcctcgccacgttgctcagcctccaatgagctctcacagcgccaagcgtcggtattagtggcggaaagaagcactacgcgcaatacaaaatctaacttacagcatcactttccgaacatttttcgacatactgtacgcgcagaaatgttcgtatgtaccgttgttcgtaactcgaatgttcgtaagtaggggagcgtctgtacatgtaATAATATGATGAGGTGATTATATATTCGTTCAAGGTTTTCACATCCATAACAGCCCCCACCCATAACTACAATGTGGCATGCGATGAAAATGAGTTCGATACAACTGTATGTATTGATCCTATATTTATTGATGATTGTCCTTGTCACAagattttgtgtgtggaaaaacCACAGCAAATGAGCTGtttgcatgttagcattaaatgTTATGCATTC containing:
- the cxxc5a gene encoding CXXC-type zinc finger protein 5 isoform X1 translates to MSSRLSQGGRTEDLERSSCKQDSPVLERRNRSGIISAPLNRSLKNSRTLSQYTAVSSATTNGHKDNRETKSHTAKPQPPPPPQPSASALAAAKLDRTLEQVLEGQNGLLHFAQAAALLKRAGMEHMLLPGGMGVGVGGGDAGSGASDLEGTSVADAVGGPVDFPYGVGGGFPFNPGLFIMTPAGVFLADSALHMAGLAEYPAQNELASAINSGKKKRKRCGMCPPCRRRINCEQCSSCRNRKTGHQICKFRKCEELKKKPSAALEKVMLPTGAAFRWFQ
- the cxxc5a gene encoding CXXC-type zinc finger protein 5 isoform X2 codes for the protein MSSRLSQGGRTEDLERSSCKQDSPVLERRNRSGIISAPLNRSLKNSRTLSQYTAVSSATTNGHKDNRETKSHTAKPQPPPPPQPSASALAAAKLDRTLEQVLEGQNGLLHFAQAAALLKRAGMEHMLLPGGMGVGVGGGDAGSGASDLEGTSVADAVGGPVDFPYGVGGGFPFNPGLFIMTPAGVFLADSALHMAGLAEYPAQNELASAINSGKKKRKRCGMCPPCRRRINCEQCSSCRNRKTGHQICKFRKCEELKKKPSAALEVMLPTGAAFRWFQ